A region of the Cyanobacterium sp. T60_A2020_053 genome:
ATTAAGCAAAAAAAACTCCAATAACTTAAACTCCTTTTCTGATAGTTTTAGTAATTTACCATCACGATAGGCTAATTGACTAAGTTGATCTAACTCAATATTATTTAAACGGAGAAGATGACTAGACAACTCTTGGGGCTTTTCTTCTTTTCCCGTGCGCCGTAAAAGCGCCCTTACCCGTGCCAATAATTCCCGTAACTCAAAAGGCTTAATCAAATAATCATCAGCGCCCGCATCCAATCCCAAAACACGATCATCGAGGGTATCTTTAGCAGTTAAAAACAAAACGGGAGTATTAGATAAAGTTGCATAATTAGCAGTGGGATTGCGTAACAGCAGACAAATTTCTAGCCCCGTGCGCAAAGGTAGCATCCAATCGAGAATCACCAAATCAAAACGATGGTTAGTTAATAACTCCAAAGCCTTGCCACCATCACAAGCATATTGCACCTCATAGGCTTCGTGGCTTAAAATCGCCGTCAAACTCGCTCCCAATTCTAATTCATCTTCCACCAATAAAATGCTACTCATAATCAGGATTTATTTTCCAAAGTAAACTAGAAATTAAATTAGTGACGATGTGCGCCGTGATGGGAATACAAAGGTTATCAGTAAAATAGACACTAAAACCAAACATCAAGCCAATAATGGTTGCCCACAAGACATAATGCCAATTAGCTTGATCATTCCAGTGTAAAACCCCAAATAAAAAACTAGAGAGAATAACAGCGCCCCAGCCGTAACCAAAAGCCGGTATCATCAACCCACGAAACAATAATTCTTCACTCAAACCGGGTAATAAGCCCACCCAGATTAAATCAGGAATAGCTAAAGGAGTGATAATTAAATTGAGATATTTTTTCGCGCTGAGACGATAACCCAACCAAAGTTTACTTACTATGGTGCTTAAACCAATTACCAGAGCCCCCAACAATACACCTTTTATGAGGCTTTCCCCGTCAGCGTGGAAAGGCACAAGGGCAATATTTCCCCACCGTTGCCATACCTGAGTAATCAGTAACAAAATTATTGCCGTTACCCCCATTAAAACTAAAATTTGGGTACGGCTTAAAGATTCTAAATTAGGTTGATTATCATTCATGAAAATAATTGATAATTGATAATTGACAATGGATAATTAATTCTTTACCTACCAATTAATTCATAATCTTCCTCTGCCTCCCCTTCTCCCTCTGCTTCCCTTTCTCCCTCTGCCTCCCTTTCTTCCCTTTCCATCCACAAAAATCTATGATTGCTCATCGGAGGAATCAAGGGGTTGATAGTCAACATATTCCGTTCCCACAGAGGAGACAATATCTTCTGGTGATTTAGGACGACGGGGGGGGCGAGAAGAAGAGCGCTGGGTGTAGTCACCACGACTAGGACGAGAAGGAGGGCGCTGGGTATAATCATCACGAGTTGGACGAGAGGGAGGGCGCTGGGGGGTTCTTCTAGGGGGAGTATCGTCCCAAGCATCTGGGTTGTCATCCCAAGCATCATCATAACCACCACGAGCGGGGGCATTTCTGGAGGGCGCTTGGTCATAACCGCCACGGGAAGGGGGGCGACGACGAGGCGCCCTCCCCTCTTCCACAGAAGCACTACGACGAGTATTATTACGGCTAGGGCTACCTTGTAAACGGCGACGGTCGGGGATTTCTTCTTCATACTCATCCTCATAACCATCAATGCGATCTAACTCAGCCCGATAAACTCGACTCGGTGAAGGGCGCTCGTCTTCCACATAAGAATTACCTCGCCTCGCCTGTTGTCCAGTAGCGCCCCTCAAACGTACGGTTTCACCAGCAAAAAATACCGCAGAACCGGCTAGGAGCAGTTGGCAAAACTGTAAAATCGGGTCTAAACGCCAACCATGCCACAATAAAATACCTCCGCATAACAAGCCCACGGCGGCAAAGAAAATATCATGATCCCTTGATACTTCGGGACGTAAAGAACGTAAAAGGTATAAACCACCACCGGCTACCGCAAGGAAAATACCTAAAATACTTGCACTGTTAAAACCAAAATTAACCATTTGAAAAAACCCTTTTGCTGTCTCTGTTTATCTTAACTCAATGTCTTGTCAACAATTGATAATTGACAATGGATAATTGACAATTAATAATTAATTAGGGTCTGCTGAATAAATCAAAATCCTTCTTAAATAAAGGATTAAAGCAGAATAAAACCCAGAAAAAGTGTCAAAAATATGTTTTTTCTCTAAAAATACTGTATTTTTTCTATCCCAATAAAAAATTATTGATTCTAAATTCTAAATTCTACATTCCTTTCACGACTCCACTTTTTTAGAAACCCCTAAACACACTCATATACTTTGCCATTCATCAGAATACGAGTAATACCTTTAGATTGTAAGCAAGAGGTAGTTTTTTGTAGAATTTTAGTATCAGGTAATTTAATTACTTTACCTTTACGGTCGCAGAATCTTTTTGCCACTCGGTGATTATCAAAAATTGGTAAGGTTTTTTGATTATTTTCTCCTAGAGGAATTTTACCTAATTCAGCAAATTCTTTCAGAGGTCTAGTCATTAATTCTGCGGTACGATCAATGGCTAAATAGCAATTACGAGCAAATTTTGCTTCCGATAGAGGTAAAACCTCCACTTCCTTAATGTTAATGGTGGATTTTATTTCTTCTTCTTCACCAAAATCATCATCATCAAAGTCTTCCTCTTCGTCATCTTCGTCCACATCTTCCCCAAACATGGCTTTGAGGGTGTTAACTGATTCTAAATTTTGCTCTTCTTCAAAATCTTCCTCATCATCTTTCATGAGGTTATTTGAGTCATTGTAGTAGTTATTTTCTTCTTCTTCTATTTCATTTTCTGTTATTTCTAGGGGATTATTAACGACATTTTTTACTTTGAGGATGGGTTTTTGAATGATTCTTTGGGGAGATTCCTCCATGGTATCAGGGGTGATAGTTTCTTGATTTTCAATCACCAAATCTTCAATATCTTCCCCTTCTGTGGTTTCTTCAACTATATCATTTTCAGGAGTTTGATCCCTTATAACTTCCTCAACAGCTTGATTTTCAATAATTTCATCTTCTATGGCTTCTTCAACGATGTCATTATTGCTATCTGTTAGCTGAGTATCTTCGGTAATGTCATCTAAAGAATTATTCTCTAAAACAGGGGTTTCTAAAGGAGAAATTTCTAACTGTTGAGATGATATTTCTGGGGTGACGGGCGCTGGAAACAACAAAATTTCATCAACAATGGTATCGGATGATTGTTTAGATTGTTTTTTGTGGGCTTTTTTGCGAGAATTAGCGCGCCCCAACCGTTTTTGTTGTACTAGGTCATCATATTCAGAGGGGGACAAACTAAGTTTGATAATACGACTAATGGTAGAATTAGTCACCCCAAAGCGCTCCGCCAGAGTAGATGATGTTTCATCGGTGTCACGGTATAGATTCAATATCTCTTGACGATCATCCTCAGAAAGTTTTTTGGGACTCATAATTCCAACCCCGCTTATTTATTTTGACTAAGTCTCATGCACTGTCCTTAATAATGTGACTTATTAGGGGCTAGTTTGTCAAGAATACTTGATTTGTATGATTGATTCAGCGTAATTTAGAGTTAAAATTCAGTGAGCAATGATTCACAATCGATAACAATAGGTTTAAACCCATTGCCTAGATGAATTTGATTATATCTGCCTAGTTAAATAGGTGGAATAATTGCTAATATTTCTGTCATTACAGGGAAAATAAGTTTAATTTTTATGTCTATTTTACACAATACCAAAGCGATATTAGTTTTAGCTGATGGCACAGCT
Encoded here:
- a CDS encoding CPBP family intramembrane metalloprotease — encoded protein: MNDNQPNLESLSRTQILVLMGVTAIILLLITQVWQRWGNIALVPFHADGESLIKGVLLGALVIGLSTIVSKLWLGYRLSAKKYLNLIITPLAIPDLIWVGLLPGLSEELLFRGLMIPAFGYGWGAVILSSFLFGVLHWNDQANWHYVLWATIIGLMFGFSVYFTDNLCIPITAHIVTNLISSLLWKINPDYE
- a CDS encoding helix-turn-helix domain-containing protein yields the protein MSPKKLSEDDRQEILNLYRDTDETSSTLAERFGVTNSTISRIIKLSLSPSEYDDLVQQKRLGRANSRKKAHKKQSKQSSDTIVDEILLFPAPVTPEISSQQLEISPLETPVLENNSLDDITEDTQLTDSNNDIVEEAIEDEIIENQAVEEVIRDQTPENDIVEETTEGEDIEDLVIENQETITPDTMEESPQRIIQKPILKVKNVVNNPLEITENEIEEEENNYYNDSNNLMKDDEEDFEEEQNLESVNTLKAMFGEDVDEDDEEEDFDDDDFGEEEEIKSTINIKEVEVLPLSEAKFARNCYLAIDRTAELMTRPLKEFAELGKIPLGENNQKTLPIFDNHRVAKRFCDRKGKVIKLPDTKILQKTTSCLQSKGITRILMNGKVYECV
- a CDS encoding response regulator transcription factor → MSSILLVEDELELGASLTAILSHEAYEVQYACDGGKALELLTNHRFDLVILDWMLPLRTGLEICLLLRNPTANYATLSNTPVLFLTAKDTLDDRVLGLDAGADDYLIKPFELRELLARVRALLRRTGKEEKPQELSSHLLRLNNIELDQLSQLAYRDGKLLKLSEKEFKLLEFFLLNSHQLVTQEQIYQYLWSEDEAPSSNVVVAVVRLLRRKVESKNQPILIHTIYGKGYWFGKQD
- a CDS encoding Ycf66 family protein, with the translated sequence MVNFGFNSASILGIFLAVAGGGLYLLRSLRPEVSRDHDIFFAAVGLLCGGILLWHGWRLDPILQFCQLLLAGSAVFFAGETVRLRGATGQQARRGNSYVEDERPSPSRVYRAELDRIDGYEDEYEEEIPDRRRLQGSPSRNNTRRSASVEEGRAPRRRPPSRGGYDQAPSRNAPARGGYDDAWDDNPDAWDDTPPRRTPQRPPSRPTRDDYTQRPPSRPSRGDYTQRSSSRPPRRPKSPEDIVSSVGTEYVDYQPLDSSDEQS